DNA from Sphingomonas psychrotolerans:
AATCCGGGCGGCAAGCTGCCCGTCACGATTGCGCGCGACGTCGGACAGCTGCCGATGTTCTACAATCACAAGCCGAGCGCGCGCCGCGGCTATCTCTTCGCCGAGACCAGCCCGCTCTACCCGTTCGGCTATGGCCTTTCATACACGACGTTCGAAATGGCCGCCCCGGTGCTCGCGACCCCGACGATCGGGCGGTACAACAACGTCAAGGTGAGCGTCGACGTGACCAACACCGGCACGCGCGCCGGCGACGAAGTCGTCCAGCTCTATGTCCGCGACGACCTTGCCAGCGTCACCCGGCCGGTCAAGGAATTGAAGCGCTTCGAGCGGGTGACGCTCAAGCCGGGCGAGAAGAAGACCGTGCGATTCGAACTGACCCCGCGCGATCTGTCGCTGTGGAACGTCGACATGAAGCGCGTCGTCGAACCGGGGACGTTCACAATCTCGTCGGGTCCGGATTCGGTGAAGCTCAAGAGCACCACGCTGACGGTGAAATAGCCAACCAAATCCTCCCTCGCGAAGCGGGGGAGGATTTTCAGGCTCAATCGCCATCCAGCCAGGCCGCCACCCAGAACAACGGCGCGTTCCAGTTGATCGCCACTTCGTTCATCGAATAGGCATGCACGTCGTCCACCCAGCAGCGCTGCGGCGCGCACTTCCCTCGCATCGTCTTCGCCACATCGTCGCTCATCGAGGTGGAATTGGGGCCGCCCGATAGCACGCCGGGCGGCGGCCCCGGCAGCCTTGGATCTAGCGAGTGCGCCCAGAAGCGATGGTGCGGGTTCCTCAGCGGTCGGGTGCCATAGCCGCTGACATAGGACTGGCCGAGCGGATTGCGGCCGAGAACATAGTCCATCGCCGCCACCACGGCCGCGCGATACTTCGCCGCCCCGGTCAAATCATACGCCAGCCCGAGCAGCATCGCGCGGTTGAGCAGGCTTGAATTGGAGCCCCACGGATAGCCGCTCGCGACATAGGGTATGCCATAGCCATTGCCCTTTTCGTCGGCGAGGAAGCGGTCGGCGGCCGCGACGATCGCCTCGCGCAACCGATCGATCTCGGTCTTGGGCAGGGCGTTGCGCGTGGTGGCCAGCGTGATCGACCCCAAGGTCGCGGTGCTCGGCCATCCGGGCTCGCGCAGTTCCGCGCGAAAGTGCGGCGAGCCGGTCACCGCATCGCGAAATTCCGCCGCGCCGGTCGTCGCGAGCAGCTCGGCCGCGGCCCAGTAGAATTCGTCCGACACGTCGCCATCGGCATAACCGCCGCTGCCGGTGAAGCTGTTCGTCGCGTAGACCTGCGGGTTGCGTTTCGCTGCCTGCCACGCGCGTTCGGCGGCGACGAGGCAGCGTGCGGCGAACGCATCGTCCGCGCCGCGCCACAGCCGCGCACATTGCGCCGCGGTAGCCGCGAGGTTGAGCGTCGCGGCGGTGGTCGGTGGATAGAGCAGCCGCTCCTCAGGGTCATCCTGCGGCGGCGTCGGCAGCTTCGTCCAGTTGCGGTCGGCGACCTTCTGGTGCGCCATTCCGCCCGCATCAATCTCGGCGAAATCGGAGGGTTCGGTTTCCCACGCCGGCTTGCCCGCTTTGGCCGGCCGGGGCGGTCCGGCCGGAACGCGCGCGCGCACGCCGTCGGCGATCTGCATCTTCAGCAGGAACGCCATCTCGAAACGCGCCTCGTCGAGCAGGTCGCTGACCCGGTTGCCGGCTTCGGGAAGCTTCAGGCTGCCGTCGGCAAAGGCGAGCGGCCGGCGCGCATAGGCGTTGAGCAAGGTCCATAGCGCAATGCCGCCATTGACGACGTATTTGCCGTGATCGCCGGCGTCATACCAGCCGCCGGTCACGTCCAGCGCATAGCCGCA
Protein-coding regions in this window:
- a CDS encoding glycoside hydrolase family 9 protein; amino-acid sequence: MRAPILAATALTLGAAMPPPLPIHLNQIGFEPGDAKTAIVEGGSAPLEWVLVHANGREVKRGRAKVYGPDAASGAEVQRIDFSEVRTPGEGYRLVVAGSRSDPFAIREGVYAPLARDALAFFYHQRAGVPIEARLVGAAWARPAGHPREVAKCFAGRDERGIEWPGCGYALDVTGGWYDAGDHGKYVVNGGIALWTLLNAYARRPLAFADGSLKLPEAGNRVSDLLDEARFEMAFLLKMQIADGVRARVPAGPPRPAKAGKPAWETEPSDFAEIDAGGMAHQKVADRNWTKLPTPPQDDPEERLLYPPTTAATLNLAATAAQCARLWRGADDAFAARCLVAAERAWQAAKRNPQVYATNSFTGSGGYADGDVSDEFYWAAAELLATTGAAEFRDAVTGSPHFRAELREPGWPSTATLGSITLATTRNALPKTEIDRLREAIVAAADRFLADEKGNGYGIPYVASGYPWGSNSSLLNRAMLLGLAYDLTGAAKYRAAVVAAMDYVLGRNPLGQSYVSGYGTRPLRNPHHRFWAHSLDPRLPGPPPGVLSGGPNSTSMSDDVAKTMRGKCAPQRCWVDDVHAYSMNEVAINWNAPLFWVAAWLDGD